GCTGTGTTTAACCCTGTCGGAGATTGGCCGCGACGACCTCGCATTTATGCTTTTAAACCGCACCCAATACCCCTCGTGGTTGTATCCGGTAACACAAGGTGCTACTACTATTTGGGAGCGTTGGGATGGACAAAAAACCGACGGTACTTTCCAGAGTGTAGGCATGAATAGTTTTAACCACTATGCCTATGGGGCAATTGGCGAGTGGTTGTATGGTTATGTTGCAGGGATAAAAGTAGACGAAAAGCATCCGGGCTACAAAAAATTTACGCTTGCACCACATCCGGGTGGGGGACTTACTTTTGCCAATGCTGAATTTGATTCGATGTATGGCACGATAAAATCGGATTGGAAGATCAGTGACGGACAGATGACTTATCAGGTTGAAATTCCTGCAAATACTTCGGCCGAGGTAGTTTTACCAAAAGCAAAAGTGTCTGAAATTTCGATGAATGAGGACCTCAAATCAGGCGCTAAACAAGCCGGCACAGATGTAACAGTTTCGGTAGGCTCGGGAACTTATACTTTTACTTATCCGATGGGCGAGTAGTTGCTGAATATTTAATTCTCAGTTAATAGAATCCCGTTCTGAGATGTTCCGGGAAAAGCCTATCAATGGAGCCGATCGCGGATGGGTGGATGGGCGATTGCCCAAAGCCCAATTCTTGGTACTACAATTACAGTTGATCGGTTGAAAATGCGGGGTTACGTTCCTTTGCAGGATCTTTGCAACGAGGTGAAACCAAAATTACTGTGGTTTCCTATGACTTAGCGAACCGCCCAGTACGCTCCTGAGCAAAGCGAAAGGAGGGAGCGTAGCTCGTGTACGCTGGTTGGTGTGAGAGGTGCAATGGCAGTCACTTGGCTGTCATCCACCTACTCGATTGTGCTTAGTTTTTATTTAATTTATCTTTACTTTTATATTAATCACTGTCAAGTTTCTCGATGGTTATTTGCATCAAATAAAAGAGCAAATCTCTTTATCTATTTTTTATTCTGGTAAGCGTCCAAATTTATTTATTTCTTCCAACGAATCATCCCAACTTGCTTTGTTTGAGATAAAAATATGTGCATCAGGTCGTTTTTCTAGATTTGTATCTAAACATCCTGCTGGAACTATCAAAAGCTTACCATCCATTTGTAAATTAGGCAGAGCTGAACCACAATTTGTACAAAAAGCTTTCACATGATTACTCTTATGTGGTTGATATGTTTTAATTTCAGTTTCTGTTTTTATCCATTCTAGTTTAGCTGTTGTAGAAAATAAATTTGCAGCATGTGCAGACCCTGTATTTTTCCTACAATATCTGCAATGACATAAATAAAAACTTTCAAAGTCACCTGTAACTTTAAATTTAATTCCTTTGTATAAACAAGAACCCAAATGGTCAAAGAACGCAGTTTAGAACGAAATTGCAGTACCCCTTGGTTTGTGGAATACAGCCGCTAACCATATTATTGAAGTTTAATTGTTTCTAATATTTCTTCTGCCAATACATCTATGTTGGTTTTGAAATAATTCCGGAGTAAAAACAACTAATCAATAACTTTTTTGTACTTGTAAAATAGATTTAGTCGGGGCAGGTGCTTCCTTAAAATAATAACGGCTAAATAAATATGACGTACTAGAGGAATAGCTTATTGTAGAATTTGAACAGATTAACTCTTGTTTCTGAGTCGAAATTTTTTCGGAGTAAATC
Above is a genomic segment from uncultured Draconibacterium sp. containing:
- a CDS encoding GFA family protein, with the translated sequence MGSCLYKGIKFKVTGDFESFYLCHCRYCRKNTGSAHAANLFSTTAKLEWIKTETEIKTYQPHKSNHVKAFCTNCGSALPNLQMDGKLLIVPAGCLDTNLEKRPDAHIFISNKASWDDSLEEINKFGRLPE